TTGAAAACCGAGGTTTGGTAGATGGGGGTGACTTTGGGCTGAATGGTCGAGAAGTCCATGGGTGGGATGAAGCACGTGGTGGCGCAAAGGTCGGCACAAGCCCGGCTTTACAGCGGCCCGGCCACGGCCTTATTCGTCGCCCGGTTTTCGCGCCGGAACACCTCCATCAGCACCAGGAAATACGACACCAGCAAGGGCCCTACCACCAGCCCAATCAGCCCAAAAATCTCTACGCCCAGCACCAGCCCCACCAGCGTCACCAGCGGGTGAATGTCGCCCATGCGCTTGGCCAGCACGATGCGCAGCAGGTTGTCGACGTTGATAATGACAATAAAGCCCGCCAGCAGAATGCCGATGGCCTGCCCGTTGTGCCCCTGCGAAAACTGATACAGCGCCGCCGGCCCCCACACCAGCGGCGTACCCAGTACCGGCAGAAACGCCATAAAAAACGCCACCACGCCCCAGAACAGCGCATCGGGCACGCCAAATATCCACAGCGTAACGCCCGTCAATATGCTTTGCACCAGCGCCACCACCACCTGCCCTAGCACGTTGGCGTTCACGTTGTTTTTCAGCGACTCGCCCAGCTCCTTCAGCGTTTCGTTGCGAAACGGCAGGTAGCGGTGCAGGCCCAGCAGAAAGTAGGTTTCTTGCATGAACATGTAGTACATCGTGAACAGCATCAGGCCCACGATGACCAGAAAGTTGAGCGCGCTGCTGGCCAGCGTGGGCAGCCAGCTGCTCACCTTGGCGCCGCCCTGCAGCAGCACCTGCCGCACATTAAACTGTTCAGTTATCTTAAATCCCACGGCCCGCTCCACCTTGTGCACCACCTCCAGAATCTGCTCCGGGTTTTGGGCAAACCGCACCAACCGGTCGAGCAGCAGCGAGCTCAGGGCGTAGAACGGAATCACGAGCACCACCACCGTCACCAGCAGCAGCAGAATGGTGACCAAGCGCCGGTTCCAGCGCCGCCGGTGCACCAGCGCCACCCACCACGGCCGAAACACCACGAACAGAATGCCCGCCGCCAAAAACGCCGTCAGGTACTGCGCCAGCCCGAATACCATGAGGGCAGCCAAGCCCAGCAATGAGGCCACCAGCAATACATAGCGCTGGCGGGGCGTGTAAATATTCTCGACGGCAATAAAGGGTTCAGAAGGTTTGTGCATAGTGGCGCAATTACGTCAGCATAGAATATTGCCTATACGCGTCAGCCGGCGTTTGGCCGCCGCGGCGCACAAAAAAAGCCGTTCCTGCGAAGCAGAAACGGCTTTTGGTACCTTACGGCTGATGCTTACGCCATGGCGCCTTCGGCCAGCACAATCACGTTATTGCGCAGCACCTCCACCACGCCGCCTTCGATGCGGATGGCTTCGCGGCCGGCCGGGCCGGTCAGCGTCACCTGGCCGGCTTGCAGGGCGGCAATCAGCGGGGCGTGATTGTTCAGCACTTCAAACAAGCCATCCGTACCCGGAAACTGGGCCGACGTCACTTCGCCTTCGAAAACCTTGCGGTCGGGGGTGATGATTTCTAAATGCATATTTTTTTTGGTGCTTGGAGCTTGGTGCTTAGTGCTTGGTATCTGGGATTGCGAGAACAACCCAAGCACCAAGCACTAAGCTCCAAGCACTACATTACTTAGCTTCGGCAATCAGGCGCTCGCCTTTCGCTTGGGCATCTTCAATGGTGCCCACCAGGTTGAAAGCCGCCTCGGGCAGGTGGTCGTACTTGCCGTCGATGATTTCGTTGAAGCCCTTGATGGTGTCTTTGATGTCAACCAGCACGCCGGCGAGGCCGGTGAACTGCTCGGCCACGAAGAAAGGCTGCGACAAGAAGCGCTGCACGCGACGGGCGCGGTTTACTACCTGCTTGTCCTCCTCGGAGAGTTCGTCCATACCCAGGATGGCGATGATGTCCTGCAGTTCTTTGTAGCGCTGCAGAATCTCCTTCACGCGCTGGGCGGTGTTGTAGTGCTCATTGCCGATTACGTCGGCCGACAGAATGCGCGAGGTCGAGTCCAGCGGGTCCACAGCGGGGTAGATGCCCAGCTCGGCGATTTTGCGGCTCAGTACCGTGGTGGCGTCCAAGTGAGCAAAGGTGTTGGCCGGAGCCGGGTCAGTCAAGTCATCGGCCGGCACATACACGGCCTGCACCGAGGTAATGGAACCGCGCTTGGTAGACGTAATACGCTCCTGCATGGCACCCATTTCGGTGGCCAGCGTGGGCTGGTAGCCCACGGCCGAAGGCATCCGGCCCAGCAGAGCCGATACTTCCGAACCCGCCTGCGTGAAGCGGAAAATGTTGTCGATGAAGAACAGGATGTCGCGGCCGGCACCGGTGCCGTCGCCGTCGCGGAAGCTCTCGGCAATGGTCAGACCCGACAGGGCCACGCGGGCGCGGGCTCCGGGGGGCTCGTTCATCTGGCCGAACACCAGGGTAGCCTGCGACTTCAGCAGCTCGTTCTGGTCCACCTTGCTCAGGTCCCAGCCGCCCTCTTCCATCGAGTGCTTGAAGGCCTCGCCGTAGAGAATGATGTTCGATTCGATGAATTCGCGCAGCAAGTCGTTGCCCTCACGAGTACGCTCGCCCACGCCGGCAAACACCGACAAGCCCTCGTAGGCCTTGGCCACGTTGTTCACCAGCTCCATGATGAGCACGGTCTTGCCCACGCCGGCGCCGCCGAACAGACCAATTTTACCGCCCTTTACATAAGGAGCCAGCAGGTCAATCACCTTGATGCCGGTGTAGAGGATTTCCGACGACGTCGCCAGGTCCTCGAATGCCGGGGGCAGGCGGTGAATGGGCAGCGAGCCTTCCGATTTCGGCTGGGGAATGCCGTCGATGGCCTGGCCGATTACGTTGAACAGGCGGCCTTTCACGGCGTCGCCGGTCGGCATCGACATCGGGGCGCCCAGGTCGCGCACTTCGGCGCCGCGGGTCAGGCCTTCGGTCGAGTCCATGGCAATGGTCCGCACCCGGTCTTCGCCCAGGTGCTGCTGGCATTCCAGAATTACCACTTGGCCGTTGTCTTTCGTGACTTCGAGGGCGTCGAGGATATTGGGCAGCTTCGTGTTCTCACCCGTGAAGCTCACGTCCACAACAGGCCCGATAACCTGGGTGATTTTGCCGGTATTGGCCATTTGGTTGTATTTATGATGAAGTTATGCAGTTTTTCAGGCCGCAAAATTACGGCAGAAGCGCGGTTTTTCCAACCCTGCCGCTCAGGAAGCTGCGCCCGCAGCCTCACTCCTGTCGCGGGGCTGGACCGGTGAAAATCAGGCAATCATGAGTTTTTAGCGGCATTCCGAGCGCCGTGGCTGATTTTTTTCTTCAGATTTTTTTGCTCCAACCCTTGTCCGAAATTTTTCCAGTAGTACATTTGCACTCCCAAACGGCACGTAGCTCGCTGGGAAATTGTCCGATGGTGTAACCGGCAACACGCTTGATTTTGATTCAAGAAAGTCCAGGTTCGAGCCCTGGTCGGACAACGACACCGCTCGCATAGCAACTGAAAGGCGCTGGCTTCTCCCCTGTCGGAGAGGCCGGCGCCTTTCTCTTTTTCCCCCAAGCTGTCGGCAGCGATTTTGCCGCCAGCCGCCTTCCGCGCATCATTCCCGCTCTCAGCACCTTCCCCTATGAAACAGGTCAAAATATTCGCCGGCAGCGCTTCCCAGGTTCTGGCCGAAAATATTGCTGCCGCCTACGGCACCACCCTCGGCGACCTCACCCTGCAGCGCTTCGCCGACACCGAAATGGGCCCCAGCTTCAACGAAAGCGTGCGGGGCTGTGAGGTGTTCCTGGTGCAGAGCACGCCCCCGCCCGCCGAGCACCTCATGGAGCTCATGCTGATGGTGGACGCCGCCAAGCGCGCCTCGGCCCACAAGGTCAACATTCTGATGCCCTACATGGGCTACGCCCGGCAAGACCGCAAAGACAAGCCGCGCGTGAGCATCGGCGCCAAGGTGGTGGCCAACATCATCCAGAGCGTGGGCACCGACCGCCTGATGACCTGCGACCTGCACGCCGGCCAGATTCAGGGCTTCTTCGACATCCCGGTCGACCATCTGGATGGCGCCACCGTCACGGCTCCTTATATCAAGTCGCTCAACCTCGAAAACCTGATTTTCGCCTCGCCCGACGTGGGCGGCGTGGTGCGCACCCGGGCCTTCGCCAAGAAGTTCGGGGCCGAAATTGTGGTCTGCGACAAGATGCGTTTGCGGGCCAACGAAATCGCCTCAATGCAGGTGATTGGCGACGTGAAGGGCATGGACGTGGTGTTCGTGGACGACATGGTGGACACCGCCGGCACCATCTGCAAAGCCGCCGAGCTGGTGATGGAGCGCGGGGCCAAGTCGGTGCGCGCCGTGGTGACGCACCCGCTGCTGAGTGGCCCCGCCCACGAGCGCATCCGCAACAGCGTGCTCACCGAGCTGATTACGACCGACACCATCCCGCTGCGCCAGGAAAACGAGAAGATTCATGTCATCACGCTGGCGCCGCTCTTTGCGGCCGCCATCCGCAACGTGGTGACGCACGAGAGCATCAGCTCGCTGTTTGTGTAGAACGGCCTGGGATTGAATAGCAGCACGTCATGCTGAGCTGGGCTTGGCATGACGTGCTTTTTTCGGCGCAATTCCCCTTCCATCCCCAAAAACTGGCACAATTTTGTAGAACTGACTTCCCAACTGGAACCTCTTTCTGCAATTGCGATGCACAAGCTTTACTCTGCTGCCTCCACCCTTTTCATGGCGCTGCTGCTCAGTGCTTGCGCTTCCTCAGTTCACATTCGGGCGCTGGCGCCGGCAGCGGTGCCCATGCCGGCCAACCTGCAAAGCGTGGCCACTGCCAACCGCATTGTACCGGAATCGCGCCGCGACAAATTTTTTGATGTGCTTGAAGGCGCTTTCACCGGCGAGGGCATCGGCGTGGACCGCGCCGGCGCCGACGAGTGCGTGAACGTGGTGGGCCAGGCGCTGGCCAACAACAGCTACCGTTTTAAGGTGACGCAGGCGCAGCTGCAGCTGCTGGGCCGCAGCCGCGAGTTTTTTCTGCCGCCGCTGGCCCCGCGCTACGTGCAGGACCTGTGCCGCCGCACGCAGGTCGACGGCCTGGTGGTGCTCGAAGCCTTCGACTCGGACATGGCCCTGAGCCGCACCAACGGCACCCGCACTGTGAAAGACAAGGAAGGCAAGGAACATCAGGTGCCTACGGTGAGCGTTGAGCTGGTGATGAAAGTGGTGACCGGCTTCCGCACCTACGGCGCCGCCCAAGGCTTCGTGCTCGACCAGGCCCGGCAGGAAGACCAACTCGCGTTCCGGGGCAGCGGCGATACTTACCGCGACGCCCTGCGCCAGCTGCCCCCGCCCGAAGAGTGCATCCGGCGGGTGGCCGTGCGCGCCGGCGACGGCTATGCGCGCCGCATCGCGCCCTCTTACGTCGACCTCAACCGCGACTATTTCACCGCCGCTAAAAAGGACGCCCTCATGAAGCAGGCCGCCGTGCGGGCCGAAGCCGGCGACTGGGCCGGCGCCGAAACCATCTGGCAGCAGGCGGCCCGCAACCTGCACCCTAAAATTGCCGGCCGCGCGTTCTTTAACTTGGCCGTGGCCAGCGAAGTGCGCGGCGACCTGCCCGGCGCCATTGACTGGGCCAAAAAGTCGGCTTTCACGTGCAACAACGGGCAAGCCAAATCTTACCTGCGCGTGCTCAACAACCGCCTGCTGGCCCAGCAAGTGGTGCAGGAGCAGTTGAAGAGCGTGCCGGCCAACTAGCTTAATTCTTCGTAAAGCGCTGGTTTTTTAGCCCAAAAGCCCCTACCTTTGCGGCCCGTTTGCCCCCAACGTCGGGAGCAAACGGGTCATTTTTTTATCTTCAAAAACCACTTTTATGAAAAGCCTCGAGATTGTAGGGTTTAAAAGAGCGAATCTCGGTAAGACGGACGCCAAGGCATTGCGCCTCGACGCCCAAGTACCGTGCGTGTTGTATGGCGGCAAAGAGACCGTGCACTTCTCCGTGCCCGCTATCCTGTTCCGCGAGTTGTTGTACACGCCGGAGGCTCACATTGTGGACCTGAACGTGGAAGGCACCACCTACCGCGCCATCGTGCAGGACGCCCAATTCCACCCCGTGAACGAAATGCTCCTCCACGTTGACTTCCTCGAGTTGGAAGAAGGCAAAGAGGTGAAAATGGACATCCCCGTGAAGTACGTGGGCGTGTCGCCGGGCGTGCTGGCCGGCGGCAAGCTGGTGAGCAAGCTGCGCAAAGTGAAAGTGCGCGCTACCGCCGACAACCTCCCCGACTACGTGGAAGTGAACATCAGCGGCCTCGAACTCGGCAAATCCATCAAGGTGGGCGCCGTGGAGCCGAAGAACTACACCATCCTGACCAACGCCGCTGCTCCGATTGCGACCATCGCCATCCCGCGTGCGCTGAAAGGCGAAATGGCTGCCAACAAGTAATTCTGCCCCACGGAGTCGACGAATTTTCGAATTGGTCGGATTTTGTGGACGACTTACTGCTGTTTCAAAAAAGCCGCTCCAATTTTGGGGCGGCTTTTTATTTATTGCGCCCGGCTTACTGCCTGTTT
This DNA window, taken from Hymenobacter sp. 5317J-9, encodes the following:
- a CDS encoding AI-2E family transporter, which encodes MHKPSEPFIAVENIYTPRQRYVLLVASLLGLAALMVFGLAQYLTAFLAAGILFVVFRPWWVALVHRRRWNRRLVTILLLLVTVVVLVIPFYALSSLLLDRLVRFAQNPEQILEVVHKVERAVGFKITEQFNVRQVLLQGGAKVSSWLPTLASSALNFLVIVGLMLFTMYYMFMQETYFLLGLHRYLPFRNETLKELGESLKNNVNANVLGQVVVALVQSILTGVTLWIFGVPDALFWGVVAFFMAFLPVLGTPLVWGPAALYQFSQGHNGQAIGILLAGFIVIINVDNLLRIVLAKRMGDIHPLVTLVGLVLGVEIFGLIGLVVGPLLVSYFLVLMEVFRRENRATNKAVAGPL
- the atpC gene encoding ATP synthase F1 subunit epsilon, with translation MHLEIITPDRKVFEGEVTSAQFPGTDGLFEVLNNHAPLIAALQAGQVTLTGPAGREAIRIEGGVVEVLRNNVIVLAEGAMA
- the atpD gene encoding F0F1 ATP synthase subunit beta; this encodes MANTGKITQVIGPVVDVSFTGENTKLPNILDALEVTKDNGQVVILECQQHLGEDRVRTIAMDSTEGLTRGAEVRDLGAPMSMPTGDAVKGRLFNVIGQAIDGIPQPKSEGSLPIHRLPPAFEDLATSSEILYTGIKVIDLLAPYVKGGKIGLFGGAGVGKTVLIMELVNNVAKAYEGLSVFAGVGERTREGNDLLREFIESNIILYGEAFKHSMEEGGWDLSKVDQNELLKSQATLVFGQMNEPPGARARVALSGLTIAESFRDGDGTGAGRDILFFIDNIFRFTQAGSEVSALLGRMPSAVGYQPTLATEMGAMQERITSTKRGSITSVQAVYVPADDLTDPAPANTFAHLDATTVLSRKIAELGIYPAVDPLDSTSRILSADVIGNEHYNTAQRVKEILQRYKELQDIIAILGMDELSEEDKQVVNRARRVQRFLSQPFFVAEQFTGLAGVLVDIKDTIKGFNEIIDGKYDHLPEAAFNLVGTIEDAQAKGERLIAEAK
- a CDS encoding ribose-phosphate pyrophosphokinase — encoded protein: MKQVKIFAGSASQVLAENIAAAYGTTLGDLTLQRFADTEMGPSFNESVRGCEVFLVQSTPPPAEHLMELMLMVDAAKRASAHKVNILMPYMGYARQDRKDKPRVSIGAKVVANIIQSVGTDRLMTCDLHAGQIQGFFDIPVDHLDGATVTAPYIKSLNLENLIFASPDVGGVVRTRAFAKKFGAEIVVCDKMRLRANEIASMQVIGDVKGMDVVFVDDMVDTAGTICKAAELVMERGAKSVRAVVTHPLLSGPAHERIRNSVLTELITTDTIPLRQENEKIHVITLAPLFAAAIRNVVTHESISSLFV
- a CDS encoding DUF6340 family protein encodes the protein MHKLYSAASTLFMALLLSACASSVHIRALAPAAVPMPANLQSVATANRIVPESRRDKFFDVLEGAFTGEGIGVDRAGADECVNVVGQALANNSYRFKVTQAQLQLLGRSREFFLPPLAPRYVQDLCRRTQVDGLVVLEAFDSDMALSRTNGTRTVKDKEGKEHQVPTVSVELVMKVVTGFRTYGAAQGFVLDQARQEDQLAFRGSGDTYRDALRQLPPPEECIRRVAVRAGDGYARRIAPSYVDLNRDYFTAAKKDALMKQAAVRAEAGDWAGAETIWQQAARNLHPKIAGRAFFNLAVASEVRGDLPGAIDWAKKSAFTCNNGQAKSYLRVLNNRLLAQQVVQEQLKSVPAN
- a CDS encoding 50S ribosomal protein L25/general stress protein Ctc, with product MKSLEIVGFKRANLGKTDAKALRLDAQVPCVLYGGKETVHFSVPAILFRELLYTPEAHIVDLNVEGTTYRAIVQDAQFHPVNEMLLHVDFLELEEGKEVKMDIPVKYVGVSPGVLAGGKLVSKLRKVKVRATADNLPDYVEVNISGLELGKSIKVGAVEPKNYTILTNAAAPIATIAIPRALKGEMAANK